In one Molothrus ater isolate BHLD 08-10-18 breed brown headed cowbird chromosome 6, BPBGC_Mater_1.1, whole genome shotgun sequence genomic region, the following are encoded:
- the NAP1L4 gene encoding nucleosome assembly protein 1-like 4 isoform X1: MADNSKTEDTASESLEAAKNASNKKEKLADQVMQNPQVLAALQERLDNTSVTPSSYIETFPKAVIRRIDALKKLQVKCAHIEAKFYEEVHDLERKYAALYQPLFDKRREFINGEAEPTDAEAEWHSENEDEEKLAGDLKNAVVIDEKAEETNVKGIPDFWFTIFRNVDMLSELVQEYDEPILKHLQDIKVKFSEPGQPMSFSLEFHFGPNDYFSNSVLTKTYKMKSEPDKTDPFSFEGPEIVDCEGCTIDWKKGKNVTVKTIKKKQKHKGRGTVRTITKQVPNDSFFNFFSPIKVSGDGESLDEDSEFTLAADFEIGHFFRERIVPRAVLYFTGEAIEDDDNFEEDEEGEEEELEGEEEGEEEEDAETDPKKESSQPAECKQQ, from the exons ATGGCAGATAACAG TAAAACAGAAGATACTGCTTCAGAGTCTCTGGAGGCTGCTAAAAATGCAAGCAACAAAAAAG AAAAGCTGGCAGACCAAGTGATGCAAAATCCACAGGTCCTGGCAGCTCTTCAGGAGCGTCTTGACAATACATCAGTTACTCCTTCCAGTTACATTGAAAC ctTTCCAAAAGCAGTGATAAGAAGAATTGATGCCTTGAAAAAGCTCCAGGTGAAATGTGCCCATATAGAAGCTAAATTCTATGAAGAAGTGCATGACTTAGAGAGAAAATACGCAGCACTCTATCAACCTCTTTTTGATAAG AGAAGAGAGTTTATTAATGGGGAAGCTGAACCCACAGATGCAGAGGCAGAATGGCACAGTGAAAATGAGGATGAAGAAAAACTGGCT gGAGACCTGAAAAATGCAGTGGTAATagatgaaaaagcagaagagacaAATGTCAAAGGAATTCCAGACTTCTGGTTTACTATCTTTAGGAATGTAGATATGCTAAGTGAATTAGTACAA GAATATGATGAACCTATCTTGAAACATCTGCAGGATATTAAAGTTAAGTTTTCTGAACCAGGACAGCCTATG TCTTTCTCATTAGAGTTCCACTTTGGGCCCAATGACTACTTTTCTAATTCAGTCCTGACAAAAACATACAAGATGAAGTCGGAGCCAGACAAGACAGATCCCTTTTCATTTGAAGGACCTGAAATAGTTGATTGTGAGGG GTGTACCATTGactggaagaaaggaaaaaatgttacagTTAAAACAATcaagaagaaacagaaacacaagGGCCGAGGCACAGTTCGGACAATTACTAAACAAGTACCTAACGATTCATTTTTTAACTTCTTCAGCCCAATTAAGG tatCTGGTGATGGAGAGTCACTG GATGAAGACTCAGAATTCACATTAGCAGCAGATTTTGAAATTGGACATTTCTTCCGTGAAAGGATAGTCCCTCGTGCTGTGCTGTACTTCACCGGGGAAGCGATAGAGGATGATGATAAT tttgaagaagatgaagaaggtgAAGAGGAG GAGTtggagggggaagaggagggagaagaggaggaagatgcAGAGACTGATCCTAAG AAAGAGTCCAGCCAACCTGCTGAATGCAAACAACAGTAA
- the NAP1L4 gene encoding nucleosome assembly protein 1-like 4 isoform X2 — protein MADNSKTEDTASESLEAAKNASNKKEKLADQVMQNPQVLAALQERLDNTSVTPSSYIETFPKAVIRRIDALKKLQVKCAHIEAKFYEEVHDLERKYAALYQPLFDKRREFINGEAEPTDAEAEWHSENEDEEKLAGDLKNAVVIDEKAEETNVKGIPDFWFTIFRNVDMLSELVQEYDEPILKHLQDIKVKFSEPGQPMSFSLEFHFGPNDYFSNSVLTKTYKMKSEPDKTDPFSFEGPEIVDCEGCTIDWKKGKNVTVKTIKKKQKHKGRGTVRTITKQVPNDSFFNFFSPIKVSGDGESLDEDSEFTLAADFEIGHFFRERIVPRAVLYFTGEAIEDDDNFEEDEEGEEEELEGEEEGEEEEDAETDPKV, from the exons ATGGCAGATAACAG TAAAACAGAAGATACTGCTTCAGAGTCTCTGGAGGCTGCTAAAAATGCAAGCAACAAAAAAG AAAAGCTGGCAGACCAAGTGATGCAAAATCCACAGGTCCTGGCAGCTCTTCAGGAGCGTCTTGACAATACATCAGTTACTCCTTCCAGTTACATTGAAAC ctTTCCAAAAGCAGTGATAAGAAGAATTGATGCCTTGAAAAAGCTCCAGGTGAAATGTGCCCATATAGAAGCTAAATTCTATGAAGAAGTGCATGACTTAGAGAGAAAATACGCAGCACTCTATCAACCTCTTTTTGATAAG AGAAGAGAGTTTATTAATGGGGAAGCTGAACCCACAGATGCAGAGGCAGAATGGCACAGTGAAAATGAGGATGAAGAAAAACTGGCT gGAGACCTGAAAAATGCAGTGGTAATagatgaaaaagcagaagagacaAATGTCAAAGGAATTCCAGACTTCTGGTTTACTATCTTTAGGAATGTAGATATGCTAAGTGAATTAGTACAA GAATATGATGAACCTATCTTGAAACATCTGCAGGATATTAAAGTTAAGTTTTCTGAACCAGGACAGCCTATG TCTTTCTCATTAGAGTTCCACTTTGGGCCCAATGACTACTTTTCTAATTCAGTCCTGACAAAAACATACAAGATGAAGTCGGAGCCAGACAAGACAGATCCCTTTTCATTTGAAGGACCTGAAATAGTTGATTGTGAGGG GTGTACCATTGactggaagaaaggaaaaaatgttacagTTAAAACAATcaagaagaaacagaaacacaagGGCCGAGGCACAGTTCGGACAATTACTAAACAAGTACCTAACGATTCATTTTTTAACTTCTTCAGCCCAATTAAGG tatCTGGTGATGGAGAGTCACTG GATGAAGACTCAGAATTCACATTAGCAGCAGATTTTGAAATTGGACATTTCTTCCGTGAAAGGATAGTCCCTCGTGCTGTGCTGTACTTCACCGGGGAAGCGATAGAGGATGATGATAAT tttgaagaagatgaagaaggtgAAGAGGAG GAGTtggagggggaagaggagggagaagaggaggaagatgcAGAGACTGATCCTAAG gTGTAA